Proteins co-encoded in one Centroberyx gerrardi isolate f3 chromosome 18, fCenGer3.hap1.cur.20231027, whole genome shotgun sequence genomic window:
- the LOC139914604 gene encoding BTB/POZ domain-containing protein 7-like, with protein MGVSASSLPHSCSPRCGLNQTQTSGVSSSPQCSGEGKLYGVEPPGADRLLDKKKKSSGLATLRRRFIKRRKSGRSADHGRQMRELLWGWEVRDVGALVEEYEGTAALKELSLRAGLARAGARSLRRDLASLYRLKFCTDVDLIFQGRCFPAHRAVLAARCPFFKTLLASSPGCGAQVLLDVGGAGMDAAVFSALLHYLYSGELGPEVDPRLHNMEVLLRLSEEFGTPNSLEQDMRSLWEHMSYFDSLLCFLSDSEQLESFSPGSAGGGSGAGGGDGGGAGGGAGGRAGGGAGAGARHGGGAVIQEPAEEELRAHKAILSARSPFFRNLLQRRLRSGEEVTERAPQTPTRIILDESIIPKKYARVILHCMYTDTVELGLVLRGGQSAGSLGEVQALVAGGRGRSQTEEAMELHHIALFLEFSMLAQGCEDIVVESLSLDSLAAILKWSSQPYGSKWVYRQAMHFLCEMFSQVTNSDVLYELSKEQLLAAVQSDYLQASELDVLRSVVKWGEQQLMKRMAEREPNLLSGTAHSLTRRGVKRRDLDQEELKEILSSLLPHLRIQHILPANSELLHDAMKRGLVSTPPADMLPAAEGGKASAWLKQRSSGIYIRPRLFSPYHEEAGAVLDELLVEQRDVIGSRMVRMSNVPDALYMVNNAVPHCCHMVSHQQMAGHQMTPPSLVANEIPVPRLPLVKQMIRRLQDLRRSEPVRRAVALNCGDGAAVGYELQVRVLREFGLPDAAAELLQNPNKFFPDDRFGDESPVLGLRQSAVQSMLSDLHPPFPPPPPPYNPTTTPSHAHLKVSWRSRLPTQVPSRSMSYPCNSTLLHPQQGSPAYPAPPDLQAGRSPAKPEPVVNRFMPDIAMGLSAMTLKEPCPPEVSMEMDPRPAFSAVTAGFCCPPSRPPHTSRKRHAAELKPAAPSDRPDLYEFSYGQPDLYSHSRPGAARHGPHCGEPLPLDDLEHPPHRLDLALANQGAAYCPRSHAAPETDLTCNPETTGEGASEERLTPPKPDCLYRKSAL; from the exons GTGTGTCCTCCAGCCCGCAGTGCAGCGGTGAAGGGAAGCTGTACGGCGTGGAGCCACCAGGCGCCGACCGGCTGctggacaagaagaagaaaagctcCGGTCTGGCGACGCTCCGGAGGCGCTTCATCAAGCGCAGGAAGTCCGGCCGCTCGGCGGACCACGGCCGGCAGATGAGGGAGCTGCTGTGGGGTTGGGAGGTTCGTGATGTCGGCGCTCTGGTGGAGGAATACGAAGGCACGGCGGCTCTGAAGGAGCTCAGCCTGCGGGCCGGCCTGGCGAGGGCCGGCGCCCGCAGCCTGCGGCGAGACCTGGCGTCTCTCTACCGGCTAAAGTTCTGCACCGATGTGGATCTGATCTTCCAGGGCCGCTGCTTCCCGGCGCACCGCGCTGTGCTCGCCGCTCGATGCCCTTTCTTCAAAACGCTGCTGGCGTCTTCACCGGGCTGCGGGGCGCAGGTCCTGCTGGACGTGGGCGGGGCCGGCATGGACGCGGCCGTGTTTTCCGCATTGCTGCACTATCTGTACAGCGGAGAGCTGGGCCCGGAGGTCGACCCTCGACTCCACAATATGGAGGTGCTGCTGCGTCTGAGCGAAGAGTTCGGCACACCGAACTCTCTGGAACAGGACATGCGAAGCCTGTGGGAACACATGAGCTACTTCGACTCTTTGCTCTGTTTTTTGTCCGACTCTGAACAGCTAGAATCCTTCAGTCCGGGCTCGGCTGGAGGTGGGAGCGGGGCTGGAGGCGGGGATGGAGGTGGGGCCGGAGGCGGGGCTGGGGGCAGGGCCGGAGGTGGGGCTGGGGCCGGGGCCAGGCATGGAGGAGGTGCAGTCATCCAGGAACCTGCTGAGGAGGAACTACGCGCGCACAAAGCCATCCTCTCCGCCCGCTCGCCTTTCTTCCGCAACCTCCTGCAACGGCGCCTCCGCAGCGGGGAGGAGGTCACTGAGCGCGCTCCGCAGACGCCCACGCGCATCATTCTGGATGAGTCCATCATTCCTAAAAAGTACGCTCGGGTCATCCTGCACTGCATGTACACCGATACCGTGGAGCTGGGACTGGTGCTGAGAGGAGGCCAATCAGCAGGGAGCTTAGGGGAGGTGCAGGCCCTCGTCGccggaggaagggggaggagtcagactgaggaGGCCATGGAGCTCCACCACATCGCCCTCTTCTTGGAGTTCAGCATGCTTGCACAAG GTTGTGAAGACATTGTGGTAGAGAGCCTGTCTCTGgactctctggcggccatattgaaGTGGAGCTCTCAGCCTTATGGCTCTAAATGGGTCTACAGACAGGCCATGCACTTCCTGTGTGAGATGTTCAGCCAGGTCACAAACTCTGATGTTCTGTATGAGCTGAGCAAGGAGCAGCTGCTGGCTGCCGTCCAGTCCGACTACCTGCAG gCCAGTGAACTGGACGTCCTGAGGAGTGTGGTGAAGTGGGGGGAGCAGCAGCTGATGAAGAGGATGGCTGAACGTG agcccAACCTGCTGAGTGGAACGGCCCACAGTCTGACCAGACGGGGGGTGAAGAGGAGAGATCTGGAccaggaggagctgaaggagatcctgtcctcccttctccctcatcTCCGAATACAACACATCCTCCCTGCTAACAGTGAGCTGCTCCATGATgcg ATGAAGCGCGGACTGGTCAGCACTCCTCCGGCTGACATGCTCCctgcagcggagggagggaaggcGTCCGCCTGGCTGAAGCAGCGAAGCTCTGGGATTTACATCCGCCCTCGCCTCTTCTCCCCGTACCACGAGGAAGCCGGG GCAGTGTTGGATGAGTTGTTGGTGGAGCAGAGAGATGTGATCGGGTCGAGGATGGTTCGTATGTCCAACGTCCCCGATGCTCTCTACATGGTCAACAACGCTGTCCCACACTGCTGTCACATGGTCTCCCATCAGCAAATGGCTGGCCATCAGATGACCCCGCCCTCCTTGGTGGCCAATGAGATCCCAG TCCCCAGGCTGCCGCTGGTGAAGCAGATGATCCGGCGGCTGCAGGATCTCCGGCGCAGCGAGCCGGTGCGGCGGGCCGTCGCTCTGAACTGCGGAGACGGAGCCGCCGTCGGCTACGAGCTGCAGGTCCGAGTCCTGAGAGAGTTCGGCCTGCCGGACGCTGCTGCggagctgctgcag AATCCAAACAAGTTTTTTCCAGACGATCGTTTTGGGGATGAGAGTCCAGTCTTAGGGCTGCGTCAGTCGGCCGTACAGAGCATGCTCAGTgacctccacccccccttccctccccctcctcccccttacAACCCCACTACCACACCGAGCCATGCCCACCTTAAGGTGAGCTGGAGGTCCCGCCTCCCAACTCAGGTGCCCTCACGCTCCATGTCCTATCCCTGTAACTCCACCCTGCTCCACCCACAGCAGGGCAGCCCCGCCTACCCAGCGCCCCCCGACCTGCAGGCCGGCCGCAGCCCAGCG AAGCCTGAGCCCGTCGTTAACCGGTTCATGCCCGATATCGCCATGGGCCTGTCGGCCATGACTCTGAAGGAGCCCTGCCCACCGGAGGTCAGCATGGAGATGGATCCCCGCCCGGCCTTCTCTGCTGTCACTGCAGGGTTCTGCTGCCCCCCCAGCCGCCCCCCCCACACTTCCCGTAAGCGTCACGCCGCAGAGCTGAAACCCGCGGCGCCCTCGGACCGCCCGGACCTGTACGAGTTCTCGTACGGACAGCCGGACCTGTACAGCCACAGCCGGCCTGGCGCCGCGCGTCACGGCCCCCATTGCGGGGAGCCCCTCCCCCTGGACGACCTAGAGCATCCGCCACACAGACTTGACCTGGCTCTGGCCAATCAGGGAGCAGCGTACTGTCCCAGGAGTCATGCTGCACCTGAGACAGACCTCACTTGTAACCCAGAAACCACAGGGGAAGGGGCCAGTGAGGAGCGCCTGACCCCTCCTAAACCAGACTGTCTCTACAGGAagtctgcactctga
- the ubr7 gene encoding putative E3 ubiquitin-protein ligase UBR7, translated as MIEQMSAEGEETVSLVDVLQEDEELEQEASAVLAGSDSDQCSYPQGYVKRQALYACNTCTPKGGEAAGICLACSYKCHEGHDLFELYTKRNFRCDCGNSKFRDLQCKFFPEKEQVNSENKYSHNFFGVYCTCNRPYPDPEDQVEDEMIQCIVCEDWLHGRHLGCVVPDCVELQEMICEACMNLHPFLRTYAAHLAVPSAAAAEEELKQEEEQSSDEEKQGAEEATSSKAEVSDGPSCKRSRQETEGKCRLKELQAIGQKRVQSGAVFWPSAWRSKLCSCITCQKSSADAGVCFLLDELDTVLAYENKGKNSEQEQRGHDPLMSALDNLNRVQQLEIIHEYNDMKTELKDFLQRFAAEGKVVTPDDIRQFFEQQQSRKRRRFDSGQF; from the exons ATGATCGaaca GATgtctgctgagggagaggagacagttTCTCTGGTTGATGTTCTGCAGGAGGATGAAGAACTGGAGCAGGAAGCTTCAGCTGTTTTAGCAGGAAGCGACTCTGATCAGTGTTCATACCCCCAG GGTTATGTGAAGCGTCAGGCCCTGTACGCCTGCAACACCTGCACACCGAAGGGCGGAGAGGCAGCAGGAATCTGCCTGGCTTGTTCCTATAAATGTCATGAAGGCCATGATCTGTTCGAGCTTTACACCAAGAG GAACTTCCGCTGCGACTGTGGAAACAGCAAGTTCAGAGATCTGCAGTGCAAGTTCTTTCCA GAGAAGGAGCAGGTgaacagtgaaaataaatacagccacaaCTTCTTTGGTGTGTATTGTACCTGCAACAGGCCGTACCCCGACCCGGAGGACCAG GTGGAAGATGAGATGATTCAGTGTATCGTGTGTGAGGACTGGCTTCACGGCAGG CATCTGGGCTGCGTGGTTCCAGACTGTGTGGAGCTGCAGGAGATGATCTGTGAAGCTTGTATGAACCTTCATCCCTTCTTAAGGACCTACGCTGCTCATCTGGCAG ttcccagTGCGGCCgcagcagaggaagagctgaagcaggaggaggagcagagcagTGATGAGGAGAAACAAGGAGCAGAGGAAGCGACCAGCAGCAAG GCAGAAGTGAGCGATGGTCCGAGCTGCAAACGAAGCCGTCAGGAGACGGAGGGGAAGTGCAGACTGAAGGAGCTGCAGGCCATTGGTCAGAAAAGAGTCCAATCAGGAGCTGTGTTCTGGCCGTCGGCATGGCGATCCAAACTTTGTTCCTGCATCACCTGCCAG AAATCGTCGGCCGATGCAGGAGTTTGCTTCCTGCTGGACGAGTTGGACACCGTCCTCGCTTACGAAAACAAAGGCAAGAACAGCGAACAGGAGCAGCGAGGTCACGACCCGCTGATGTCGGCTCTGGACAACCTGAACAGAGTTCAGCAGCTGGAGATCATTCACG AATACAATGACATGAAAACGGAGCTGAAGGACTTCCTGCAGAGGTTTGCAGCAGAAGGAAAG GTTGTGACTCCTGATGACATCCGTCAGTTCTtcgagcagcagcagagtcgGAAGAGACGAAGGTTCGACTCCGGACAGTTCTAG
- the tmem251 gene encoding lysosomal enzyme trafficking factor: MMTFRQRMGWLCVFLYLLLSLLLVFYVFELRSFSLEVVERSEARPSAGPEPLSWSRSVRDRLPPLPAWLWASIFLLPYLQVFLFLYSCTRADPKTVGYCILPVCLAVLCNRHSFSKASNQIGRLQLIDT, from the coding sequence ATGATGACGTTCCGGCAGCGGATGGGctggctctgtgtgttcctctacctgctgctcagcctcctgctggtgttttatgtgtttgagCTGCGGAGCTTCAGTCTGGAGGTGGTGGAGCGGAGCGAGGCTCGGCCGTCCGCCGGGCCGGAGCCGCTCTCCTGGAGCCGGAGCGTCCGGGACCGGCTGCCGCCGCTGCCGGCCTGGCTGTGGGCCTCCATCTTCCTGTTGCCCTACCTGCaggtcttcctcttcctgtacTCCTGCACCCGGGCCGATCCCAAAACCGTGGGCTACTGCATCCTGCCGGTCTGCCTGGCCGTGCTCTGCAACAGACACTCCTTCAGCAAGGCGTCCAATCAGATCGGCCGCCTGCAGCTGATTGACACCTGA